The Bos indicus x Bos taurus breed Angus x Brahman F1 hybrid chromosome 11, Bos_hybrid_MaternalHap_v2.0, whole genome shotgun sequence genome includes a region encoding these proteins:
- the SPTAN1 gene encoding spectrin alpha chain, non-erythrocytic 1 isoform X10: MDPSGVKVLETAEDIQERRQQVLDRYHRFKELSTLRRQKLEDSYRFQFFQRDAEELEKWIQEKLQIASDENYKDPTNLQGKLQKHQAFEAEVQANSGAIVKLDETGNLMISEGHFASETIRTRLMELHRQWELLLEKMREKGIKLLQAQKLVQYLRECEDVMDWINDKEAIVTSEELGQDLEHVEVLQKKFEEFQTDMAAHEERVNEVNQFAAKLIQEQHPEEELIKTKQDEVNAAWQRLKGLALQRQGKLFGAAEVQRFNRDVDETISWIKEKEQLMASDDFGRDLASVQALLRKHEGLERDLAALEDKVKALCAEADRLQQSHPLSATQIQVKREELITNWEQIRTLAAERHARLNDSYRLQRFLADFRDLTSWVTEMKALINADELANDVAGAEALLDRHQEHKGEIDAHEDSFKSADESGQALLAAGHYASDEVREKLTVLSEERAALLELWELRRQQYEQCMDLQLFYRDTEQVDNWMSKQEAFLLNEDLGDSLDSVEALLKKHEDFEKSLSAQEEKITALDEFATKLIQNNHYAMEDVATRRDALLSRRNALHERAMYRRAQLADSFHLQQFFRDSDELKSWVNEKMKTATDEAYKDPSNLQGKVQKHQAFEAELSANQSRIDALEKAGQKLIDVDHYAKDEVAARMNEVISLWKKLLEATELKGIKLREANQQQQFNRNVEDIELWLYEVEGHLASDDYGKDLTNVQNLQKKHALLEADVAAHQDRIDGITIQARQFQDAGHFDAENIKKKQEALVARYEALKEPMVARKQKLADSLRLQQLFRDVEDEETWIREKEPIAASTNRGKDLIGVQNLLKKHQALQAEIAGHEPRIKAVTQKGNAMVEEGHFAAEDVKAKLHELNQKWESLKSKASQRRQDLEDSLQAQQYFADANEAESWMREKEPIVGSTDYGKDEDSAEALLKKHEALMSDLSAYGSSIQALREQAQSCRQQVAPMDDETGKELVLALYDYQEKSPREVTMKKGDILTLLNSTNKDWWKVEVNDRQGFVPAAYVKKLDPAQSASRENLLEEQGSIALRQEQIDNQTRVTKEAGSVSLRMKQVEELYHSLLELGEKRKGMLEKSCKKFMLFREANELQQWINEKEAALTSEEVGADLEQVEVLQKKFDDFQKDLKANESRLKDINKVAEDLESEGLMAEEVQAVQQQEVYGAMPRDESDSKTASPWKSARLMVHTVATFNSIKELNERWRSLQQLAEERSQLLGSAHEVQRFHRDADETKEWIEEKNQALNTDNYGHDLASVQALQRKHEGFERDLAALGDKVNSLGETAERLIQSHPESAEDLQEKCTELNQAWSSLGKRADQRKAKLGDSHDLQRFLSDFRDLMSWINGIRGLVSSDELAKDVTGAEALLERHQEHRTEIDARAGTFQAFEQFGQQLLAHGHYASPEIKEKLDVLDQERADLEKAWVQRRMMLDQCLELQLFHRDCEQAENWMAAREAFLNTEDKGDSLDSVEALIKKHEDFDKAINVQEEKIAALQSFADQLIAGGHYAKGDISSRRNEVLDRWRRLKAQMIEKRSKLGESQTLQQFSRDVDEIEAWISEKLQTASDESYKDPTNIQLSKLLSKHQKHQAFEAELHANADRIRGVIDMGNSLIDRGACAGSEDAVKARLAALADQWQFLVQKSAEKSQKLKEANKQQNFNTGIKDFDFWLSEVEALLASEDYGKDLASVNNLLKKHQLLEADISAHEDRLKDLNSQADSLMTSSAFDTSQVKDKRDAINGRFQKIKSMAASRRARLNESHRLHQFFRDMDDEESWIKEKKLLVSSEDYGRDLTGVQNLRKKHKRLEAELAAHEPAIQGVLDTGKKLSDDNTIGKEEIQQRLAQFVEHWKELKQLAAARGQRLEESLEYQQFVANVEEEEAWINEKMTLVASEDYGDTLAAIQGLLKKHEAFETDFTVHKDRVNDVCTNGQDLVKKNNHHEENISSKMKGLNGKVSDLEKAASQRKAKLDENSAFLQFNWKADVVESWIGEKENSLKTDDYGRDLSSVQTLLTKQETFDAGLQAFQQEGIANITALKDQLLAAKHVQSKAIEARHAALMKRWSQLLANSATRKKKLLEAQSHFRKVEDLFLTFAKKASAFNSWFENAEEDLTDPVRCNSLEEIKALREAHDAFRSSLSSAQADFNQLAELDRQIKSFRVASNPYTWFTMEALEETWRNLQKIIKERELELQKEQRRQEENDKLRQEFAQHANAFHQWIQETRTYLLDGSCMVEESGTLESQLEATKRKHQEIRAMRSQLKKIEDLGAAMEEALILDNKYTEHSTVGLAQQWDQLDQLGMRMQHNLEQQIQARNTTGVTEEALKEFSMMFKHFDKDKSGRLNHQEFKSCLRSLGYDLPMVEEGEPDPEFEAILDTVDPNRDGHVSLQEYMAFMISRETENVKSSEEIESAFRALSSEGKPYVTKEELYQNLTREQADYCVSHMKPYVDGKGRELPTAFDYVEFTRSLFVN; this comes from the exons ATGGACCCAAGCGGGGTCAAAGTGctggagacagcagaggacatCCAGGAGAGGCGGCAGCAGGTCCTGGACAGATACCACCGCTTCAAGGAGCTCTCGACCCTGAGGCGCCAGAAGCTTGAAGACTCCTACCGATTCCAGTTTTTCCAAAGAGATGCTGAGGAGCTGGAGAAATGGATTCAGGAGAAGCTTCAGATTGCCTCAGATGAGAATTACAAAGACCCAACCAACCTGCAG GGCAAGCTGCAGAAGCATCAAGCCTTCGAAGCCGAGGTGCAGGCCAACTCGGGCGCCATCGTGAAGCTGGATGAGACTGGTAACCTGATGATCTCAGAAGGGCACTTCGCATCCGAAACCATCCGG ACTCGTCTGATGGAGCTGCACCGCCAGTGGGAATTGCTCCTGGAGAAGATGCGGGAGAAAGGCATCAAGCTGCTGCAGGCCCAGAAGCTGGTGCAGTACCTGCGGGAGTGTGAGGATGTGATGGACTGGATCAATGACAAG GAAGCCATTGTGACGTCTGAGGAGCTGGGCCAGGACCTGGAGCACGTGGAGGTGTTACAGAAGAAATTCGAAGAGTTTCAGACAGACATGGCTGCCCACGAAGAGAGAGTCAATGAAGTGAACCAGTTCGCTGCCAAGCTCATTCAG GAGCAGCACCCTGAGGAGGAGCTGATCAAGACAAAGCAGGACGAGGTGAATGCAGCCTGGCAGCGGCTGAAGGGCCTGGCCCTCCAGCGGCAGGGGAAGCTGTTCGGGGCAGCTGAGGTCCAACGCTTTAACAG GGATGTGGACGAGACCATCAGCTGGATTAAGGAGAAGGAACAGTTAATGGCCTCTGATGACTTTGGCCGGGACCTGGCCAGCGTCCAGGCTTTACTACGGAAACACGAGGGTTTGGAGAGAGATCTTGCTGCCTTGGAGGACAAG GTCAAAGCCCTGTGTGCCGAGGCTGACCGCCTGCAGCAGTCCCACCCTCTGAGTGCCACCCAGATCCAGGTGAAGCGAGAGGAGCTGATCACCAACTGGGAGCAGATCCGCACCCTGGCCGCGGAGAGACACGCACGTCTCAACGATTCCTACAG GCTTCAGCGCTTCCTTGCCGACTTCCGAGACCTCACCAGCTGGGTCACTGAGATGAAAGCCCTCATCAACGCAGATGAACTTGCCAACGATGTGGCCGGAGCCGAAGCCCTGCTGGATAGGCATCAGGAGCACAAG GGTGAAATTGACGCTCATGAAGATAGCTTTAAATCTGCAGATGAGTCTGGACAGGCCCTGCTTGCAGCTGGTCACTACGCCTCAGATGAAGTGAGGGAGAAG CTTACCGTGCTGTCCGAGGAGCGGGCCGCGCTGCTGGAGCTCTGGGAGCTGCGACGGCAGCAATATGAGCAGTGCATGGACCTGCAGCTCTTCTACCGCGACACGGAGCAGGTGGACAACTGGATGAGCaagcaggag GCGTTCCTGTTGAACGAAGACCTGGGCGATTCCTTGGATAGTGTGGAAGCGCTTCTAAAGAAGCACGAAGACTTTGAGAAGTCCCTCAGCGCCCAGGAGGAGAAGATCACA GCCTTAGATGAGTTTGCCACCAAGCTGATTCAGAACAACCACTACGCGATGGAAGATGTGGCCACCCGGCGAGACGCA CTGCTGAGCCGTCGCAATGCCCTGCATGAGAGAGCCATGTACCGCCGTGCCCAGCTTGCAGATTCCTTCCACTTGCAGCAGTTTTTCCGTGACTCTGATGAGCTCAAGAGTTGGGTCAACGAGAAGATGAAAACAGCCACGGATGAAGCTTATAAA GACCCATCCAACCTACAAGGGAAAGTGCAGAAGCACCAGGCCTTTGAGGCCGAGCTCTCGGCAAACCAGAGCCGCATCGACGCCCTGGAGAAAGCCGGGCAGAAGCTGATCGATGTCGACCACTATGCCAAGGACGAGGTGGCGGCTCGGATGAATGAGGTCATCAGTCTGTGGAAGAAGCTGCTGGAGGCCACAGAGCTGAAAG GCATAAAGCTCCGCGAGGCtaaccagcagcagcagtttaatcGCAACGTTGAGGACATCGAGCTGTGGCTGTATGAAGTGGAAGGTCATCTGGCCTCGGACGACTACGGCAAAGACCTCACCAACGTCCAGAACCTCCAGAAGAAGCACGCCCTGCTGGAGGCTGACGTGGCAGCTCACCAG GATCGCATCGATGGCATCACTATCCAAGCCCGCCAGTTCCAGGACGCGGGCCACTTTGATGCTGAAAACATCAAGAAGAAGCAGGAGGCCCTGGTAGCTCGCTACGAGGCGCTCAAGGAGCCCATGGTTGCCCGGAAGCAGAAGCTGGCTGATTCCCTGCGGTTGCAGCAGCTCTTCCGTGACGTCGAGGATGAGGAGACGTGGATTCGGGAGAAAGAACCCATTGCCGCCTCCACCAACAGAG GCAAAGATTTAATTGGAGTCCAGAACCTGCTAAAGAAACACCAAGCGCTACAAGCAGAAATTGCTGGCCACGAGCCCCGCATCAAAGCAGTCACACAGAAGGGGAACGCCATGGTGGAGGAGG GCCATTTTGCTGCTGAGGACGTGAAGGCCAAGCTCCATGAGCTGAACCAGAAGTGGGAGTCGCTGAAGTCCAAGGCCTCCCAGCGGCGGCAGGACCTGGAGGACTCGCTGCAGGCCCAGCAGTACTTTGCTGACGCCAACGAGGCTGAGTCCTGGATGCGGGAGAAGGAGCCCATCGTGGGCAGCACCGACTATGGCAAAGATGAGGACTCGGCCGAG GCTCTGCTAAAGAAGCACGAGGCATTGATGTCGGATCTCAGCGCCTATGGCAGCAGCATCCAGGCCCTGCGGGAGCAGGCCCAGTCGTGCCGG CAACAAGTGGCCCCCATGGATGATGAGACTGGGAAGGAGCTGGTCTTGGCGCTCTATGACTATCAGGAGAAGAGTCCCCGAGAGGTCACCATGAAGAAAGGAGACATTCTCACCTTACTCAACAGCACCAACAAG GACTGGTGGAAAGTGGAAGTGAATGACCGGCAGGGCTTCGTGCCGGCTGCCTACGTGAAGAAGCTGGATCCTGCGCAGTCGGCCTCCCGGGAGAACCTCCTGGAAGAGCAGGGCAGCATCGCGCTGCGGCAGGAACAGATCGACAACCA GACGCGCGTAACTAAGGAGGCTGGCAGCGTGTCTCTGCGTATGAAACAGGTGGAAGAACT GTACCATTCTCTGCTGGAACTGGGAGAGAAGCGTAAAGGCATGTTGGAGAAGAGCTGTAAGAAGTTCATGTTGTTCCGTGAAGCGAACGAGCTACAGCAGTGGATCAATGAGAAAGAAGCGGCCCTGACAAGTGAGGAGGTTGGCGCGGACTTGGAGCAGGTTGAAGTGCTGCAGAAGAAGTTTGACGACTTCCAGAAG GATCTCAAGGCCAATGAGTCGCGGCTGAAGGACATTAACAAGGTGGCTGAAGACCTGGAGTCGGAAGGTCTGATGGCGGAGGAGGTGCAGGCCGTGCAGCAGCAG GAGGTGTATGGCGCGATGCCCAGG GATGAATCTGATTCCAAGACAGCCTCCCCTTGGAAG TCTGCTCGCCTGATGGTTCACACCGTGGCCACCTTTAATTCCATCAAG GAGCTGAACGAGCGCTGGCGGTCCCTGCAGCAGCTGGCTGAGGAGCGGAGCCAACTCTTGGGCAGTGCCCATGAAGTGCAGCGGTTCCACAG AGATGCTGACGAAACCAAAGAGTGGATCGAAGAGAAGAACCAGGCTCTAAACACAGACAACTACGGCCACGACCTGGCCAGTGTCCAGGCCCTGCAGCGCAAGCACGAGGGCTTCGAGAGGGACCTCGCAGCCCTTGGTGACAAG GTGAACTCGCTCGGGGAGACAGCCGAGCGCCTGATCCAGTCCCACCCCGAGTCGGCAGAGGACCTGCAGGAGAAGTGCACTGAGCTGAACCAGGCATGGAGCAGCCTGGGCAAGCGTGCCGACCAGCGCAAGGCCAAGCTGGGCGACTCCCACGACCTGCAGCGCTTCCTCAGCGACTTCCG GGACCTCATGTCTTGGATCAATGGAATCCGAGGTCTGGTGTCCTCAGACGAGCTAGCCAAGGATGTCACCGGAGCTGAGGCCCTGCTGGAGCGACACCAG GAACACCGGACAGAAATTGATGCCAGAGCTGGCACTTTCCAGGCATTCGAGCAGTTTGGGCAGCAGCTGTTGGCTCATGGGCACTACGCCAGCCCCGAGATCAAGGAGAAGCTCGATGTTCTAGACCAGGAGCGTGCAGACCTTGAGAAGGCCTGGGTCCAGCGCAGGATGATGCTGGATCAGTGCCTTGAATTGCAG CTGTTCCATCGGGATTGCGAGCAGGCCGAGAACTGGATGGCTGCCCGAGAGGCCTTTCTGAACACAGAAGACAAAGGGGACTCGCTAGACAGTGTGGAGGCTCTGATCAAAAAACACGAGGACTTTGATAAAGCAATTAATGTCCAg GAGGAGAAGATTGCTGCCCTGCAGTCCTTTGCTGACCAGCTCATCGCTGGTGGCCACTACGCCAAAGGCGACATCTCCAGCCGGCGCAATGAGGTTCTGGACAG GTGGCGCCGTCTAAAAGCTCAGATGATTGAGAAGAGGTCAAAGCTGGGAGAATCACAGACCCTCCAGCAGTTCAGCCGGGATGTAGACGAGATTGAAGCTTGGATCAGTGAAAAATTACAGACTGCAAGTGATGAGTCATATAAGGACCCCACCAACATCCAG CTTTCCAAGCTGCTG AGCAAGCATCAGAAGCACCAGGCCTTCGAGGCAGAACTGCACGCCAATGCGGACCGGATCCGCGGGGTCATCGACATGGGCAACTCCCTCATTGACCGCGGGGCCTGCGCCGGCAGCGAGGATGCCGTCAAG GCCCGGCTGGCCGCCTTAGCTGACCAGTGGCAGTTCCTGGTGCAGAAGTCGGCTGAGAAGAGCCAGAAGCTGAAAGAAGCCAACAAGCAGCAGAACTTCAACACTGGCATCAAGGACTTCGACTTCTGGCTCTCTGAG GTGGAAGCCCTGCTGGCCTCTGAGGATTATGGCAAAGACCTGGCTTCTGTGAACAACTTGCTAAAAAAACATCAGCTGCTGGAGGCAGATATCTCTGCCCACGAG GACCGCCTGAAGGACCTCAACAGCCAGGCGGACAGCCTGATGACCAGCAGCGCCTTCGACACCTCCCAGGTGAAGGACAAGCGGGACGCCATCAACGGCCGTTTCCAGAAGATCAAGAGCATGGCCGCCTCGCGGCGAGCTAGGCTGAATGAGTCCCACCGCCTGCACCAGTTTTTCCGGGACATGGATGATGAGGAGTCCTGGATCAA GGAAAAGAAGCTGCTGGTGAGCTCAGAGGACTACGGCCGTGACCTGACGGGCGTCCAGAACCTGAGGAAGAAGCACAAACGGCTGGAAGCAGAGCTGGCTGCCCACGAGCCGGCCATTCAG GGTGTCCTGGACACTGGAAAGAAGCTGTCTGATGACAACACCATCGGGAAGGAGGAGATTCAGCAGCGCCTGGCGCAGTTCGTGGAGCACTGGAAGGAGCTGAAGCAGCTGGCAGCTGCCCG GGGCCAGCGGCTAGAAGAATCTTTGGAATATCAGCAGTTTGTAGCCAacgtggaggaggaggaagcctggATCAATGAGAAGATGACCCTGGTGGCCAGTGAAGATTATGGAGACACTCTTGCTGCCATCCAG ggcttGCTGAAGAAACACGAAGCCTTCGAGACGGACTTCACTGTCCACAAGGACCGAGTGAATGATGTCTGCACCAACGGCCAGGACCTGGTTAAGAAG AACAATCACCATGAGGAGAACATCTCTTCCAAGATGAAGGGCTTGAACGGGAAAGTGTCAGACTTGGAGAAGGCTGCCTCCCAGAGGAAGGCCAAGCTCGACGAGAACTCGGCCTTCCTCCAGTTCAACTGGAAAGCCGATGTGGTGGAGTCCTGGATCG GTGAAAAGGAGAACAGCTTGAAGACAGATGATTATGGTCGAGATCTGTCTTCTGTCCAAACTCTCCTCACCAAACAG GAAACCTTCGATGCTGGCCTGCAGGCCTTCCAGCAGGAGGGCATCGCCAACATCACTGCCCTCAAAGATCAGCTGCTGGCCGCCAAGCACGTTCAGTCCAAGGCCATCGAGGCCCGCCATGCTGCCCTCATGAAGAGGTGGAGCCAGCTCCTGGCCAACTCGGCCACCCGGAAGAAGAAGCTGCTGGAGGCACAGAGTCACTTCCGCAAG GTGGAGGATCTCTTCCTGACCTTTGCCAAAAAGGCTTCAGCCTTCAACAGCTGGTTTGAAAACGCAGAGGAGGACTTAACCGACCCGGTGCGCTGCAACTCTCTGGAAGAGATCAAGGCCTTGAGAGAGGCCCACGACGCCTTCCGCTCCTCGTTGAGCTCGGCCCAGGCCGACTTCAACCAGCTGGCTGAGCTGGACCGCCAGATCAAGAGCTTCCGCGTGGCCTCCAACCCCTACACCTGGTTCACCATGGAGGCCCTGGAGGAGACCTGGAGAAACCTACAGAAGATCATCAAG GAAAGGGAGCTGGAGCTGCAGAAGGAGCAGcgacggcaggaggagaatgacAAGCTGCGCCAGGAGTTCGCCCAGCATGCCAACGCCTTCCACCAGTGGATCCAGGAGACCAG